In a single window of the Allobranchiibius huperziae genome:
- a CDS encoding L-lactate permease codes for MSTLYDQIFDPVHHSLGLSAIFAALPLLTVFVLLAVFKLPAQWAALIALVVSIVVAIAVYSMPVGQTFSAAGEGAAFGLFPIMWIVVNAIWVYTMSVTTGHFDVLRRSFATVSPDQRIQAILIAFCFGALLEALAGFGTPVAITSVMLLALGFSKLKAATVALVANTAPVAFGAIAVPITTLAKISNLPEQDLASVVGRQTPVLAIFVPLALVFMVDGRRGLKQTWPVALLGGAIFGLLQFLCSNYISIPLTDIVASLGSAMAVVLLVRVWQPSEVLAADSMSEEDVQTHLAAATASAHAVELGGGRGAGADRSSTTSGARQTASAAAGGPDGGSDAAGTPDGTVADSRGDIFRAYAPYLIIIVVFAVAQIGFVTKLLAKGATKFAWPGLHIQTPAGKTPSAVTFAFAWLPAAGTLLLISGLLTMIVLGVKPAAAARDYLKTLDQLKWAILTVAGVLALAYVMNLSGQTITIGRWMAGAGGVFALLAPILGWLGVAVTGSDTSSNALFGTLQVSAAQQAHLSPTLMAAANSSGGVLGKMISPQNLAIAAASVGLAGQEGVILRRILGWTVGFLLFMCLLVYLQSTSVLSWMLP; via the coding sequence GTGTCCACCTTGTACGACCAGATCTTCGATCCCGTCCATCACTCCCTGGGCCTGTCAGCGATCTTCGCGGCGCTGCCGCTGCTCACGGTGTTCGTGCTGCTCGCCGTGTTCAAGCTGCCCGCCCAGTGGGCCGCCCTAATCGCCCTGGTTGTGTCCATCGTCGTTGCCATCGCCGTGTACTCGATGCCCGTGGGGCAAACGTTCTCCGCGGCCGGGGAGGGCGCCGCGTTCGGCCTCTTCCCGATCATGTGGATCGTGGTCAACGCGATCTGGGTCTACACGATGTCGGTGACGACGGGGCACTTCGACGTGCTGCGGCGTTCGTTCGCCACCGTGTCCCCGGACCAGCGGATCCAGGCGATCCTCATCGCGTTCTGCTTCGGCGCCCTGCTGGAGGCGCTCGCCGGTTTCGGCACCCCCGTCGCCATCACGTCGGTCATGCTGCTCGCGCTCGGCTTCTCCAAGCTCAAGGCGGCGACGGTGGCCTTGGTGGCGAACACCGCTCCGGTCGCCTTCGGTGCGATCGCCGTGCCGATCACCACGCTCGCGAAGATCAGCAACCTGCCCGAGCAGGACCTGGCCTCCGTCGTCGGGCGTCAGACCCCGGTGCTGGCGATCTTCGTCCCCTTGGCCCTGGTCTTCATGGTCGATGGCAGGCGCGGACTCAAGCAGACCTGGCCGGTCGCTCTCCTCGGCGGCGCCATCTTCGGGCTGCTGCAGTTCCTCTGCTCCAACTACATCTCGATCCCGCTCACCGACATCGTCGCGTCGCTCGGCTCGGCGATGGCTGTCGTACTGCTCGTGCGCGTGTGGCAGCCGAGTGAGGTGCTCGCTGCAGACAGCATGAGCGAGGAGGACGTGCAGACCCATCTCGCGGCGGCGACGGCGTCCGCGCATGCGGTGGAGTTGGGCGGCGGCCGAGGTGCCGGTGCGGACCGGTCGTCCACGACCTCGGGGGCACGCCAGACCGCATCTGCTGCCGCGGGTGGGCCGGACGGAGGATCGGATGCGGCCGGCACGCCGGATGGGACGGTGGCCGATTCCCGCGGCGACATCTTCCGGGCGTACGCGCCGTACCTGATCATCATCGTGGTCTTTGCGGTCGCCCAGATCGGCTTCGTCACCAAGCTGCTGGCCAAGGGAGCCACCAAGTTCGCCTGGCCCGGGTTGCACATCCAGACACCGGCCGGGAAGACCCCGTCCGCCGTCACGTTCGCCTTCGCCTGGCTTCCCGCCGCCGGCACGCTGCTGCTGATCTCCGGACTGCTCACGATGATCGTGCTCGGGGTGAAGCCCGCGGCGGCAGCGCGCGACTACCTCAAGACCCTGGATCAGCTCAAGTGGGCCATCCTGACCGTCGCCGGCGTGCTGGCCCTCGCCTACGTGATGAACCTGTCCGGGCAGACCATCACGATCGGCCGGTGGATGGCCGGCGCCGGCGGGGTGTTCGCCCTCCTGGCGCCCATCCTCGGGTGGCTCGGCGTCGCGGTCACCGGATCCGACACCTCCTCCAACGCCCTCTTCGGCACGCTGCAGGTCTCCGCCGCGCAACAGGCGCACCTGTCACCGACCCTGATGGCGGCAGCGAACAGTTCGGGCGGCGTCCTCGGCAAGATGATCTCTCCGCAGAACCTGGCCATCGCCGCCGCATCGGTGGGCCTGGCCGGACAGGAGGGCGTCATCCTGCGCAGGATCCTCGGGTGGACGGTCGGCTTCCTGCTCTTCATGTGCCTGCTTGTCTATTTGCAGTCCACGAGCGTGCTGTCGTGGATGCTTCCGTGA
- a CDS encoding GNAT family N-acetyltransferase, translated as MTDLHTERLILHPVDTAEAERIVAGRPDPEESWAGDFPFDGDVIGATMFLRATAAHGDQQPFGHYVVIRASDGQAIGSAGFKGRPENGCGEIGYGLAPSARGHGYAAEAARSLVALAREHGLTRVVADTDKANIASRRTLEHAGFTQIGADGDLHLFEVVL; from the coding sequence GTGACCGACCTGCACACCGAGCGCCTCATCCTGCATCCCGTCGACACCGCCGAGGCAGAACGCATCGTCGCGGGTCGACCGGACCCTGAGGAGTCCTGGGCGGGGGACTTCCCCTTCGACGGCGACGTCATCGGCGCCACCATGTTCCTGCGCGCCACCGCCGCACATGGTGACCAACAGCCCTTCGGTCACTACGTGGTCATCCGAGCCTCGGACGGGCAGGCGATCGGCAGCGCCGGTTTCAAGGGACGGCCTGAGAACGGTTGCGGCGAGATCGGATACGGCCTCGCGCCCTCTGCTCGAGGACACGGCTACGCGGCCGAAGCCGCTCGTTCTCTCGTTGCTCTCGCACGCGAGCACGGGCTCACGCGTGTCGTCGCCGATACGGACAAGGCCAACATCGCTTCGCGGCGAACGCTCGAGCACGCAGGGTTCACGCAGATCGGCGCCGACGGCGACCTCCATCTCTTCGAGGTCGTCCTCTGA
- a CDS encoding Type 1 glutamine amidotransferase-like domain-containing protein codes for MKLLLTSCGITNASLRNALVDLLGKPISECSALLIPTAAYSFPDGPDLALRLIDGTATSPLSGLGWKSLGVLELSVLPTVRLENWVPRLRETDALLVGGGDPMFLCRWMRRSGLADLLPSLDSVYVGVSGGSVAVGAVGDDYDGRDEPVGVAEAIGLVQFAIYPHLDHPDMPDAALAEIERWAGRLSSPTYAIDDQTAIRVVDGEVDVISEGRWELVGA; via the coding sequence ATGAAGCTGTTGCTCACATCGTGCGGAATCACCAATGCGAGCCTCCGCAACGCCTTGGTGGACCTGTTGGGCAAGCCGATCTCCGAGTGCAGCGCGCTCCTCATTCCCACAGCCGCATACAGCTTCCCTGACGGTCCGGACCTGGCCCTGAGGCTGATCGACGGAACCGCCACGAGTCCCTTGTCCGGGTTGGGGTGGAAGTCGCTGGGGGTACTCGAGCTCAGCGTGTTGCCGACCGTCCGATTGGAGAACTGGGTCCCGCGGCTGCGCGAGACCGACGCCCTGCTGGTCGGCGGCGGCGATCCGATGTTCCTCTGCAGGTGGATGCGTCGATCCGGGCTGGCAGACCTCCTCCCGTCGCTCGACAGCGTCTACGTGGGCGTGAGCGGTGGAAGCGTCGCCGTCGGCGCGGTCGGGGACGACTACGACGGCCGTGACGAGCCCGTCGGGGTCGCTGAGGCAATCGGACTGGTCCAGTTCGCGATCTACCCGCACCTCGACCACCCGGATATGCCCGATGCCGCCCTCGCAGAGATCGAGCGGTGGGCCGGCCGGCTGTCGTCTCCGACCTACGCCATCGACGACCAGACAGCTATAAGAGTCGTCGACGGCGAAGTCGATGTGATCTCAGAGGGTCGATGGGAGCTGGTAGGGGCTTGA
- a CDS encoding zinc-binding dehydrogenase, whose product MRAIVVDPDLRQRLGVAEVDRPEPGPHQALVQVEATSLNRGDLLAVQVAEAGWRPGHDLAGTVIAAAADGTGPTAGSRVVGLLDSGAWAEQVAIATDRLAELPDAVSFAQASTLPTAGLTAHRAVEKGGSLLGKRVLITGSTGGVGLFAHQLATSSGAFVVGTSRQPRHETVVRDLGADEVVVGDDLSSARAFGPYDLVVESLGGAALAHAMGMLVPGGTCVSFGWSVSAHVELDLQEFLAVGGGTLYGLRMYNELLIRPASEDLRLLAELVADRRLRIPIEAEGSWEDIGDIAHGLMNRTFTGKAVLHLHR is encoded by the coding sequence ATGCGCGCGATCGTCGTCGACCCCGATCTCAGGCAGCGGCTCGGCGTTGCCGAGGTCGACCGGCCCGAACCGGGCCCGCACCAAGCTCTGGTTCAGGTCGAAGCGACCTCGCTGAACCGCGGTGACCTGCTCGCCGTGCAGGTCGCCGAGGCCGGCTGGCGGCCCGGGCACGACCTCGCGGGAACGGTGATCGCCGCGGCCGCGGACGGCACCGGGCCCACGGCGGGCAGCCGCGTCGTCGGTCTGCTCGACTCCGGAGCATGGGCCGAGCAGGTAGCCATCGCCACCGATCGACTGGCCGAGTTGCCCGACGCAGTGTCCTTCGCACAGGCATCGACGTTGCCGACCGCCGGACTCACCGCCCACCGGGCGGTGGAGAAGGGTGGATCGCTCCTGGGCAAGCGGGTGCTGATCACCGGTTCAACCGGCGGTGTCGGCCTGTTCGCCCATCAACTCGCCACGAGCAGCGGCGCGTTCGTCGTCGGAACCTCCCGGCAGCCGCGCCACGAGACCGTCGTGCGGGATCTCGGTGCAGACGAGGTCGTCGTGGGTGACGACCTCTCCTCTGCACGTGCGTTCGGCCCCTACGACCTCGTCGTGGAGTCGCTGGGTGGGGCTGCGCTCGCGCACGCCATGGGGATGCTGGTGCCCGGCGGCACGTGCGTCTCCTTCGGCTGGTCGGTGTCTGCGCACGTCGAACTGGACCTGCAGGAGTTCCTGGCCGTCGGCGGCGGCACTCTCTACGGCCTGCGGATGTACAACGAGCTGCTGATCCGACCTGCCAGCGAGGACCTGCGGCTGCTCGCCGAGCTGGTCGCGGACCGGCGACTGCGCATCCCGATCGAGGCCGAAGGCAGCTGGGAGGACATCGGCGACATCGCGCACGGCCTGATGAACCGGACATTCACCGGCAAGGCTGTGCTGCACCTGCACCGCTGA
- a CDS encoding MerR family transcriptional regulator, with amino-acid sequence MSIAEAARLSGVSVHTLRYYERSGMMPTTPMRTSGGTRRYGSAELEWIHTCKKLRSLGMSTDLIRRYVDLVRAGPGNEADRLHLLEAQRERVLAQQAQLSMDLEMINGKIQAYRERLEQGSADKIWSVPREP; translated from the coding sequence GTGTCCATCGCTGAGGCCGCCCGCCTCAGCGGTGTCAGCGTGCACACCCTGCGCTACTACGAGCGCTCCGGAATGATGCCCACGACGCCGATGCGCACCAGCGGTGGGACGCGGCGGTACGGAAGCGCCGAACTCGAGTGGATCCACACGTGCAAGAAGCTGCGGAGCCTCGGCATGTCGACGGACCTCATCCGCCGCTACGTCGACCTCGTGCGTGCCGGGCCGGGCAACGAGGCCGACCGTCTGCACCTGCTCGAGGCACAGCGCGAGCGCGTGCTGGCTCAGCAAGCCCAGTTGTCGATGGACCTGGAGATGATCAACGGCAAGATCCAGGCATATCGCGAGCGCCTCGAGCAGGGATCGGCCGACAAGATCTGGTCCGTTCCACGTGAACCATGA
- a CDS encoding SDR family NAD(P)-dependent oxidoreductase, whose protein sequence is MTISEPSTPPRRGVLVTGASRGVGAEVARVFASVCGDRVAVHYRSSRAEAEAVAAGLEGDGHTVVQGDLADPQQVERLVGEAAAALGRIDVLVNNAALFAEDPSTQGRRLDLSVEHSSYEDWVQGWRRTTDVNLLGTANVTYLVARHMMEVDPAHDLPRGRIVTVGSRGAYRGEPQVPAYGASKAGVHAMTQSLAVALAPHGIACVGIAPGFIATDMGAAVLDGPQGDAVRAQSPFGRVATPQEVAAAVMTLAEPGAEWASGAIVDFNGASYLH, encoded by the coding sequence ATGACGATTTCTGAGCCGTCCACACCGCCCCGCCGCGGCGTCCTGGTCACCGGAGCATCGCGCGGGGTCGGCGCCGAGGTGGCGCGCGTCTTCGCGTCCGTGTGCGGCGACCGAGTCGCCGTGCACTACCGCTCCTCACGCGCCGAGGCCGAGGCCGTGGCCGCCGGACTCGAAGGCGACGGGCACACCGTGGTGCAGGGCGACCTGGCCGACCCGCAGCAGGTCGAGCGTCTCGTCGGGGAGGCCGCCGCTGCTCTCGGGCGGATCGATGTGCTCGTGAACAATGCCGCGCTGTTCGCCGAGGACCCGTCCACGCAGGGCAGGCGACTGGACCTGAGCGTCGAACACTCGTCATACGAGGACTGGGTGCAGGGATGGCGCCGCACGACCGACGTCAACCTGCTGGGCACGGCCAACGTCACCTATCTCGTGGCGCGGCACATGATGGAGGTCGATCCCGCTCACGACCTGCCCAGGGGGCGCATCGTCACGGTCGGGTCGCGGGGTGCCTACCGGGGTGAGCCGCAGGTGCCGGCCTACGGCGCGAGCAAGGCCGGGGTGCATGCGATGACCCAGTCGCTCGCCGTCGCGTTGGCACCCCACGGGATCGCGTGCGTCGGCATCGCACCCGGATTCATCGCCACCGACATGGGAGCAGCCGTGCTCGACGGACCGCAGGGCGATGCCGTACGCGCCCAGAGTCCCTTCGGCCGGGTGGCCACCCCACAAGAGGTCGCGGCTGCGGTCATGACGCTGGCCGAGCCGGGAGCCGAATGGGCCTCGGGCGCGATCGTCGACTTCAACGGCGCGTCGTACCTGCACTGA
- a CDS encoding glucose-6-phosphate dehydrogenase, with amino-acid sequence MATTDDPVTLLILGASGDLTQRLLLPGLGSLLHIEPDRKVELFGVGRTGLDDAEWHRRIRTAFQETGVTKRRTDQVVKSARWLTADATQGDHLKWLLEQCSDGPVVIYFALPPAVSIKICALLEKLDVPADLRLALEKPFGEDEKSARALNAQLHRVVAEDQIFRIDHFMGTATVLNLVGLRFANRVMGPIWSSEHIERVEILYDEALALEGRAGYYDTAGALRDMLQSHLLQVMSIFAMEPIAQLHPQELADLKAQVLRATHLWQDSPKRATRRARYTAGTLDGKKIPSYVDEEGVDPKNGTETLAQVKLEVRNSRWSGVPITLRSGKALGAARKQIVCYFRPVDHVPEGFNGDAQADRLVINLKPGAVSLELTMNAEGDPLGLEQKVLNADLTAARMQAYGEVLRDILDGNPLLSVRADAAELGWHIMDPVLKAWAKDRVPLEDYAAGSAGPENWLPSDSVVG; translated from the coding sequence ATGGCCACCACGGACGATCCCGTCACCCTGCTCATCCTCGGCGCCAGCGGCGACCTGACCCAGCGACTGCTGCTGCCCGGACTCGGGAGTCTGCTGCACATCGAGCCGGACCGGAAGGTCGAACTCTTCGGGGTCGGCCGTACCGGGTTGGACGACGCCGAGTGGCACCGTCGGATCCGAACGGCGTTCCAGGAGACCGGTGTCACCAAGCGGCGTACCGACCAGGTCGTGAAGTCGGCGCGCTGGCTGACCGCTGACGCGACGCAGGGCGATCACCTCAAGTGGTTGCTCGAACAGTGCTCCGACGGGCCGGTCGTCATCTACTTCGCGCTGCCGCCGGCCGTGTCGATCAAGATCTGCGCGCTGCTGGAGAAGCTGGACGTGCCGGCGGACCTGCGGCTCGCGCTGGAGAAGCCGTTCGGCGAGGACGAGAAGAGCGCGCGGGCGCTCAACGCGCAGCTGCACCGGGTGGTGGCGGAGGACCAGATCTTCCGCATCGACCACTTCATGGGCACCGCGACCGTGCTGAACCTGGTGGGTCTGCGGTTCGCCAACCGGGTGATGGGCCCGATCTGGAGCTCCGAGCACATCGAGCGTGTGGAGATCCTCTACGACGAGGCACTGGCACTGGAGGGCCGCGCGGGCTACTACGACACCGCGGGCGCGTTGCGCGACATGCTGCAGAGCCACCTGCTGCAGGTGATGTCCATCTTCGCGATGGAGCCCATCGCCCAACTGCACCCGCAGGAGCTGGCCGACCTGAAGGCGCAGGTGCTGCGTGCCACCCACCTGTGGCAGGACTCGCCCAAGCGCGCCACGCGACGCGCCCGCTACACGGCCGGCACCCTGGACGGCAAGAAGATCCCGTCGTACGTCGACGAGGAGGGAGTGGATCCCAAGAACGGCACCGAGACCCTCGCCCAGGTCAAGCTCGAGGTGCGCAACAGCCGGTGGTCCGGTGTGCCCATCACGCTGCGCAGCGGCAAGGCGCTCGGCGCTGCCCGCAAACAGATCGTCTGCTACTTCCGTCCTGTGGATCACGTCCCCGAGGGGTTCAACGGGGACGCGCAGGCTGACAGGCTGGTGATCAACCTCAAGCCCGGTGCGGTCTCCCTGGAACTGACGATGAACGCCGAGGGCGATCCGCTCGGTCTGGAGCAGAAAGTGCTGAACGCCGACCTGACGGCCGCCCGCATGCAGGCGTACGGAGAGGTGTTGCGCGACATCCTCGACGGCAACCCGTTGCTCTCCGTGCGTGCGGATGCAGCCGAGTTGGGTTGGCACATCATGGATCCCGTCCTCAAGGCGTGGGCGAAGGACCGGGTGCCGCTGGAGGACTACGCCGCCGGCTCGGCCGGTCCGGAGAACTGGCTGCCCTCGGACTCGGTCGTCGGCTGA
- a CDS encoding alpha/beta fold hydrolase — translation MLIHGIGHRREAWNRVPELLAPDFDVINIDLPGHGRSPAPGKPAGYTITSYADQVEELLRELAVTQPHVAGNSLGGILALELAARGSVQSCAAFSPAGFWSKAELGLLAMNLLALKVSSYAPGPVIEAVCGNERLRAISMRSLYVHPEHLSTEEAIGDTYNLRRAKGFWPCFIRGIGLSYKQIPLVPSTIAWGEKDRLLLPRQAGRAARKLPSVTHVPLPDCGHVPMVDHPELIASVIRETTARVGVRQLSSVPG, via the coding sequence GTGCTGATCCACGGCATCGGGCACCGCCGGGAGGCGTGGAATCGGGTGCCCGAACTGCTGGCGCCGGACTTCGACGTGATCAACATCGACCTTCCCGGGCACGGCAGGTCGCCTGCTCCGGGCAAGCCGGCGGGTTACACGATCACCAGCTACGCCGATCAGGTCGAGGAACTGCTGCGGGAACTGGCAGTGACCCAGCCGCACGTGGCCGGCAACTCCCTCGGCGGGATCCTGGCACTGGAGCTGGCGGCCCGCGGAAGCGTGCAGAGCTGCGCGGCGTTCTCGCCCGCCGGGTTCTGGTCCAAGGCGGAGCTCGGACTCCTCGCGATGAATCTGCTCGCGCTGAAGGTGTCGTCTTACGCGCCCGGTCCGGTCATCGAGGCCGTCTGCGGCAACGAGCGGCTGCGGGCGATCTCGATGCGCTCGCTCTACGTGCACCCGGAGCACCTCAGCACCGAGGAGGCGATCGGCGACACGTACAACTTGCGCCGGGCCAAGGGGTTCTGGCCCTGCTTCATCCGAGGGATCGGTTTGTCGTACAAGCAGATTCCGCTCGTGCCGAGCACTATCGCGTGGGGTGAGAAGGACCGGCTGCTGCTCCCGCGGCAGGCCGGCCGCGCCGCGCGGAAGCTGCCCAGCGTCACCCACGTGCCGTTGCCGGACTGTGGCCACGTGCCGATGGTCGACCACCCCGAGCTGATCGCGAGCGTTATCCGCGAGACCACCGCACGGGTCGGCGTACGCCAGTTGTCGTCCGTCCCGGGCTGA